In Quercus lobata isolate SW786 chromosome 12, ValleyOak3.0 Primary Assembly, whole genome shotgun sequence, a genomic segment contains:
- the LOC115970379 gene encoding uncharacterized protein LOC115970379, translated as MCRVFPTTLKGPAGVWFSKIPPNTISSFKELSKLFVNNFIKGQRHKHSSSSLLTIKQGDNKSLRSFITRFNREALMVDEMDDKLLLATFHNGVSSDLFIHKLYDQEPQTTAKLIHSAQSFMNVKNAIIAKKRKRVERMEAKLPRHSEQDTHPKKVRTGEKKNRDNMEIKDDPSLKWLEKMKGDPNKRNKNKYCRFHRDHRHDMNECYNLKQQIENLIK; from the exons ATGTGTAGGGTCTTCCCAACCACCCTTAAAGGACCAGCAGGAGTGTGGTTTAGTAAGATTCCTCCAAATACCATTAGTTCCTTCAAGGAGTTGAGTAAGTTGTTCGTCAATAACTTCATTAAAGGTCAAAGGCATAAGCACTCCTCGTCCAGTTTGCTGACTATAAAGCAAGGAGATAATAAAAGTTTACGGTCCTTCATCACTCGCTTCAACAGGGAAGCCTTGATGGTGGACGAGATGGATGATAAGCTGCTATTAGCAACCTTCCACAATGGAGTTAGTTCAGATTTATTCATCCACAAGCTCTATGATCAAGAACCACAGACCACAGCTAAACTCATCCACTCAGCCCAAAGTTTCATGAATGTAAAAAATGCGATCATtgccaagaagaggaagagagtagaacGGATGGAAGCGAAGCTCCCACGTCATTCTGAACAAGACACTCATCCAAAGAAGGTCCGAACTGGAGAAAAGAAGAATAGAGACAACATGGAG ATCAAGGATGACCCATCCTTGAAGTGGCTAGAGAAGATGAAGGGAGATCCTAATAAGCGTAATAAGAACAAGTATTGCCGTTTCCATAGAGACCACAGACATGACATGAACGAATGCTATAACTTGAAGCAGCAGATTGAGAATCTCATCAAGTAA
- the LOC115970797 gene encoding COMPASS-like H3K4 histone methylase component WDR5B translates to MSSSGTTPTNQTTYKPYRHLKTLTGHTRAVSCVKFSNDGNLLASASLDKTLIIWSAQSLTLLHRLSGHSEGISDLAWSSDSHYICSASDDRTLRIWDARASSSDSSHVKTLKGHSNLVFCVNFSPQSNLIVSGSFDETVRVWEVKTGKCLHAIKAHSMPVTSVHFNRDGSLIVSASHDGSCKIWDSSKGTLLKTLIDDKVPSVSFAKFSPNGKFILLATLNDTLKLSNYSTGKFLKVYTGHVNKVYCITSTFSVTNGKYIVSGSEDNCVYLWDLQQKTMIQKLEGHSDTVISVTCHPAENKIASAGLDRDRTIKVWVQDP, encoded by the exons ATGTCAAGCAGTGGCACAACTCCAACAAACCAAACAACATACAAACCGTACCGGCACCTGAAAACCCTAACAGGCCACACACGCGCGGTGTCGTGCGTGAAATTCTCAAACGACGGAAACCTGTTAGCCTCAGCCTCGTTAGACAAAACCCTGATCATCTGGTCCGCCCAAAGCCTGACTCTCCTCCACCGCCTGAGCGGCCACTCCGAGGGCATCTCCGACCTGGCCTGGTCCTCCGACTCGCACTACATCTGCTCCGCCTCCGACGACCGCACTCTCCGCATCTGGGACGCACGCGCCTCCAGCAGCGACTCCTCCCACGTCAAGACCCTGAAGGGGCACTCCAATTTGGTGTTCTGCGTGAACTTCAGCCCCCAATCGAATCTGATCGTGTCTGGGTCTTTCGACGAAACGGTGCGTGTTTGGGAGGTGAAGACTGGGAAGTGTTTGCATGCGATCAAGGCGCATTCTATGCCTGTTACGTCTGTGCATTTCAATCGAGATGGGTCGTTGATTGTATCGGCGAGTCACGATGGGAGTTGTAAGATTTGGGATTCGTCTAAGGGTACGCTTTTGAAAACGCTTATTGATGATAAGGTTCCTTCTGTTTCGTTTGCTAAGTTCTCTCCAAACGGCAAGTTCATCCTCCTTGCCACGCTAAACGACACCCTC AAGCTGTCAAACTACTCTACTGGAAAGTTTTTGAAGGTTTACACAGGGCATGTGAACAAAGTTTACTGCATAACATCCACGTTTTCTGTCACAAATGGGAAATACATTGTTAGTGGGTCGGAGGATAACTGTGTTTATTTGTGGGATCTTCAGCAGAAAACTATGATCCAAAAACTGGAGGGCCACTCTGATACTGTCATTTCTGTTACTTGTCACCCAGCTGAGAACAAAATTGCTTCTGCAGGCCTTGATCGTGATAGAACTATTAAGGTCTGGGTTCAAGATCCATGA